The following proteins are co-located in the Anaerolineae bacterium genome:
- a CDS encoding nucleoside hydrolase → MSKSPTATLQRKGGRWPRFRLLIFIGIVLCLGAGGYILFQQANRDRSPCPRPLTVTPPLQYPVPVILDTDFAEDVDDVGALAILHAMADKGQAEILGVMISSGNRFAPRAVDTINTYYGRPDIPVGVAWEPVVSPESRYTFELAFDFPNDIVGVPEAVDLYREILAQQPNGSVTIVSVGFLTNLRALLRSESDAHSVLNGSDLVAAKVRQLVVMGGHYPDSSQHPAGKEYNFALDSVATYDVIPDWPTPIIFVGFEAGVDVVTGVPLQTDTPEDNPVRRAYWLFNRGAGRSSWDLITVYVAVQGSSELWAICPGGYNEVSANGSNRWIDSPQGNHGFLVQLGAREQIEKLLNDLLIQPPRLVE, encoded by the coding sequence ATGTCGAAATCGCCGACAGCAACGCTTCAGCGGAAAGGTGGCAGATGGCCCCGATTTCGCTTGCTGATTTTTATCGGCATAGTGCTCTGCCTCGGCGCTGGAGGATATATCCTGTTTCAGCAGGCTAACAGAGATAGATCACCTTGTCCGCGGCCATTGACCGTCACTCCACCGCTCCAGTACCCTGTGCCGGTCATTCTGGACACTGATTTTGCTGAAGATGTGGACGATGTCGGGGCGCTGGCCATCTTGCATGCAATGGCCGATAAAGGACAGGCAGAAATTCTGGGCGTGATGATCTCTAGCGGTAACCGCTTTGCTCCGCGTGCAGTCGATACGATCAACACATATTATGGTCGCCCTGATATCCCTGTTGGGGTAGCCTGGGAACCTGTCGTTTCTCCTGAATCAAGGTACACCTTTGAGCTAGCTTTTGATTTTCCCAATGACATCGTTGGTGTCCCTGAAGCAGTTGACTTGTATCGTGAGATCTTAGCCCAGCAACCGAATGGCAGTGTCACAATTGTGAGTGTCGGATTCCTCACTAATCTCAGAGCCTTGCTTCGTTCGGAATCTGACGCGCATAGCGTACTGAACGGCAGTGACTTGGTAGCGGCTAAAGTCCGCCAGTTGGTTGTTATGGGAGGGCACTATCCTGATTCAAGCCAGCATCCAGCCGGAAAGGAGTACAACTTTGCGCTGGATTCTGTAGCCACTTATGATGTAATTCCCGACTGGCCCACACCGATCATTTTCGTGGGATTTGAAGCAGGCGTGGATGTTGTGACAGGCGTTCCGCTTCAGACCGATACCCCGGAAGATAATCCTGTCAGGCGGGCATACTGGCTTTTCAATCGCGGTGCGGGGCGGAGTAGCTGGGACCTCATAACGGTCTATGTTGCTGTTCAGGGCAGTTCAGAGCTGTGGGCAATCTGCCCTGGCGGATATAACGAAGTGTCGGCGAATGGTAGTAATCGCTGGATAGATTCCCCGCAGGGAAACCATGGTTTTCTGGTTCAACTGGGGGCCAGGGAACAGATTGAAAAACTCTTAAACGATCTACTGATCCAGCCTCCCCGCTTGGTAGAGTAA
- a CDS encoding nucleoside hydrolase — MTTKIILDTDIGSDIDDAVCLAYLLAQPECELLGITTVSGESTKRAMLASVLCQAAGRDIPIFPGVEQPLLVEQRQPVAQQAKALTKWQHTVDYETGEALNFLRRTIRQHPGEIVLLTIGPLTNIGLLFASDPEIPTLLKGMVMMGGRFVNPIPDLPLTEWNIMLDPHAAAIVFKSPVPIRAVGLDVTLQVAMDPVAVRRQFNTPLLRPVLDFAEIWFEERDRIIFHDPLAGLTIFEPDLCRFESGRIDVELVSERLLGLTYWQPGGEGRHQIATTVDSARFFERFFSVFQR; from the coding sequence ATGACTACGAAAATTATCCTTGACACAGACATTGGCTCTGACATTGATGATGCGGTCTGCCTTGCCTACTTGCTCGCCCAACCGGAGTGTGAATTATTGGGTATCACCACGGTCAGCGGCGAAAGCACCAAGCGTGCGATGTTAGCCAGTGTGCTCTGCCAGGCGGCCGGGAGGGACATCCCCATTTTCCCCGGTGTAGAACAGCCACTACTCGTTGAGCAACGACAGCCTGTTGCGCAGCAGGCCAAGGCTCTAACTAAATGGCAACATACGGTTGATTACGAAACCGGCGAGGCGCTTAATTTTCTGCGTCGGACCATCCGCCAGCATCCCGGCGAGATTGTGTTGCTCACCATCGGTCCGCTCACTAACATTGGGCTCCTTTTTGCCAGTGATCCGGAGATCCCTACCCTGCTTAAGGGGATGGTCATGATGGGTGGACGCTTCGTTAACCCCATCCCGGATCTCCCGCTGACTGAATGGAATATTATGCTTGATCCTCATGCGGCGGCTATCGTGTTTAAGAGTCCGGTGCCAATCCGAGCCGTTGGCCTTGATGTAACGCTCCAAGTCGCGATGGATCCTGTGGCGGTGCGCCGACAGTTTAATACTCCTTTGTTGCGACCGGTGCTGGATTTTGCCGAAATTTGGTTTGAAGAACGCGATCGGATCATTTTCCATGACCCGCTGGCCGGACTCACAATTTTTGAACCCGATCTTTGCCGCTTTGAATCGGGTCGGATCGATGTTGAGCTGGTCAGCGAGCGACTGCTTGGCCTGACGTACTGGCAGCCGGGTGGTGAAGGGCGCCATCAAATCGCCACAACAGTTGACAGTGCGCGTTTCTTTGAGCGTTTCTTCTCTGTGTTTCAGCGATGA
- a CDS encoding carbohydrate ABC transporter permease, giving the protein MSTYSASRPVSGTLTRTVIVSRLNKLWRLLTTYFLLITIAIMVILPISWIIASSFTTRETVWKNVLPFSWRAFIPEQFTLEGYVAIFEKGFGQALLNTFFLGIVTVVLSVAICAAAGFAFARLDFRGKNILFGFVVFSFMVPGDINIIPSYILISSLGWLNTWQALIVPALSSGVVIFLFRQFFSEIPQEILDAARVDGASWFQVFTRIVLPLSTPVMISASVLIFLGQWNSFFWPLLVAPVPEMRVVQVAVSIIGVEQQIYLWEQMFASTTLALLVPVLLILPFQRYYISGIMGSGVKG; this is encoded by the coding sequence ATGTCCACCTACAGCGCCTCCCGCCCGGTTTCCGGAACGCTTACACGCACGGTGATTGTCAGCCGCTTGAATAAGCTCTGGCGGCTGCTGACGACCTATTTCTTGCTGATCACCATCGCGATCATGGTGATTCTCCCGATCTCGTGGATTATCGCGTCCTCCTTCACCACCCGTGAGACAGTATGGAAAAACGTACTGCCATTCTCGTGGCGCGCTTTCATCCCTGAGCAGTTTACGCTCGAAGGTTATGTCGCCATCTTCGAAAAGGGCTTTGGACAAGCCCTGCTCAACACATTCTTTCTGGGAATTGTGACGGTAGTACTGAGCGTGGCCATCTGCGCGGCGGCCGGTTTTGCTTTTGCGCGGCTAGACTTTCGTGGAAAGAACATCCTGTTTGGCTTTGTGGTCTTTAGCTTCATGGTTCCCGGCGACATCAACATTATTCCGTCCTATATTTTGATCAGCAGTCTGGGCTGGCTCAACACATGGCAAGCCCTGATCGTTCCCGCGCTGTCCAGCGGGGTTGTCATCTTCCTTTTTCGGCAGTTCTTTTCGGAGATTCCGCAGGAAATCCTGGATGCTGCGCGGGTAGACGGCGCCTCCTGGTTTCAGGTCTTCACCCGAATCGTGCTGCCGCTATCCACACCGGTCATGATCAGCGCCAGCGTGCTGATCTTTCTGGGACAGTGGAATAGTTTCTTCTGGCCACTGCTGGTAGCGCCTGTGCCTGAGATGCGCGTGGTCCAGGTGGCAGTCTCGATCATCGGTGTGGAGCAACAGATCTACCTGTGGGAACAGATGTTTGCCAGCACCACCCTGGCCCTGCTCGTGCCGGTGCTGCTTATTCTTCCGTTCCAGCGCTACTACATCAGCGGCATCATGGGTTCTGGTGTGAAAGGCTGA
- a CDS encoding sugar ABC transporter permease has product MIQQVKRVNLAPYLFLFAAIVLLIVFRYIPMIAGFREAFYSNALSLTGGRIYVGLDNFADIFADPVVAKSFSTTLAFSLVVNPLQVALALLLAQLINQRVPGIAVFRAIYLIPVAISMNVTAIAWGLALDRNYGLVNGLLQTIGLPRQPFLGHPSQALWSIIGIISWIGVPYWSLFFLAGLQAISQDVLESAYIDGANAFQTFLYIKLPLLRRVIAFVLVTDTVTNFTLFAPVYLLTRGGPQLSTHLVMYEAWRRGFVYGDIGTAAAMVSVLLIIVIVVVLVEFAVLRPQH; this is encoded by the coding sequence ATGATACAACAGGTGAAACGGGTTAACCTGGCTCCATACCTGTTTTTGTTTGCGGCTATTGTTCTGCTCATTGTGTTCCGCTATATCCCCATGATCGCTGGCTTCCGGGAGGCATTCTATTCCAATGCCCTTAGCCTTACCGGGGGGCGAATATACGTCGGGCTAGACAACTTCGCCGACATCTTTGCAGACCCGGTGGTGGCCAAATCGTTCAGCACAACACTGGCGTTCAGCCTGGTGGTGAATCCGCTGCAGGTTGCCCTGGCGCTCCTGCTGGCTCAGCTTATCAATCAACGCGTGCCAGGCATTGCAGTTTTCCGCGCTATTTACCTCATTCCCGTGGCCATCTCAATGAATGTCACGGCGATCGCCTGGGGGCTTGCACTGGATCGCAACTATGGCCTGGTCAATGGTCTGTTACAGACGATCGGGCTTCCGCGCCAGCCTTTCCTGGGCCATCCCAGCCAGGCGCTCTGGTCAATCATTGGCATCATTAGCTGGATCGGCGTGCCATACTGGAGTCTGTTCTTTCTCGCCGGTCTACAGGCAATTTCCCAGGATGTACTTGAGTCGGCTTACATCGATGGCGCCAATGCCTTCCAGACCTTTCTCTACATCAAGTTGCCACTTCTGCGCCGGGTGATTGCCTTCGTTCTCGTCACCGACACGGTAACCAATTTCACTCTCTTTGCCCCTGTGTATCTGTTGACACGTGGCGGCCCCCAACTCTCCACCCATCTGGTCATGTATGAAGCCTGGCGTCGTGGGTTTGTTTACGGCGACATTGGTACAGCCGCCGCTATGGTCTCTGTGCTGCTTATTATCGTGATTGTCGTGGTGCTGGTCGAATTTGCCGTGCTGCGGCCTCAGCACTAG
- a CDS encoding sugar ABC transporter substrate-binding protein, translating to MSSRKVLFTILVLASLLVPAISTNAQEKVQLSWITDLPGAEEVAARFTELNPNIEVRVDKVTFREVFQQNQIRLGSGAPEPDIVSVDAPVVASYGYRGWLLPLDDYFSQEQIDEWVDALYLSSLYNGQLLAPPIWNSTQVMYYNADLLKAAGITPPAPDERWTWEKVTEVARQVTRDENGDGVNDVWGLQFGQYNRIYQLQPIAQSLPAPVIGEDGLTVKGIIDSEEWIKAFTWFYDLHNTWKVSPQGSISTGELFRNGQLALYVDGGWMIGQFINDPLDFEWGAAPHPYWEGGEIKVPGDSWHLGVNPNSLHTAEAIEFVKFASSLEAGQIWYDVWGVWPAHEEMLEAMINDPANQDWPNLAFVVAANEAQYTEPRPLTVGYLEYEEILSDAFEDIRNGADVAETLSFAADRIEREMDKYRQ from the coding sequence ATGTCCAGTCGAAAAGTCTTGTTTACGATCCTGGTTCTCGCCTCACTGCTCGTTCCTGCGATCTCGACCAATGCCCAGGAAAAGGTGCAGCTAAGCTGGATCACCGATCTGCCAGGCGCTGAGGAAGTTGCTGCGCGCTTTACGGAACTCAACCCCAATATCGAGGTTCGCGTCGATAAGGTGACTTTCCGCGAAGTATTCCAGCAGAATCAGATCCGCCTGGGTTCCGGCGCACCTGAGCCTGACATTGTCAGTGTAGACGCGCCGGTGGTGGCTTCGTACGGCTACCGGGGATGGCTGCTCCCATTGGATGATTACTTCTCCCAAGAGCAAATTGACGAATGGGTGGATGCCCTGTATCTTTCCAGTCTCTACAATGGTCAACTCCTGGCCCCGCCGATCTGGAACTCGACCCAGGTGATGTATTACAACGCCGATCTGTTGAAGGCCGCTGGGATTACCCCGCCAGCACCTGATGAGCGGTGGACGTGGGAGAAAGTCACCGAAGTTGCGCGCCAGGTAACCCGCGATGAGAACGGAGACGGGGTTAACGACGTCTGGGGTCTGCAATTCGGACAGTACAACCGTATCTATCAGCTCCAGCCGATTGCCCAGAGTCTACCAGCCCCAGTCATTGGCGAAGATGGCCTGACCGTGAAAGGCATCATCGACTCAGAAGAGTGGATCAAGGCCTTTACCTGGTTCTACGATCTCCATAACACCTGGAAGGTTTCGCCTCAGGGTTCGATCAGCACCGGGGAACTGTTCCGGAACGGCCAGCTGGCCCTGTATGTTGATGGCGGCTGGATGATCGGCCAGTTCATCAACGACCCGCTGGACTTCGAATGGGGAGCCGCGCCACACCCGTACTGGGAGGGTGGCGAGATTAAAGTCCCCGGCGACAGCTGGCATCTTGGTGTGAACCCCAACAGCCTGCACACCGCAGAAGCGATCGAATTCGTCAAGTTTGCCTCCAGTCTGGAAGCTGGGCAGATCTGGTATGACGTATGGGGCGTTTGGCCTGCCCACGAGGAAATGCTTGAGGCCATGATCAATGATCCGGCCAACCAGGACTGGCCTAATCTGGCCTTCGTGGTGGCAGCCAATGAAGCGCAGTATACCGAACCGCGCCCGCTGACCGTTGGTTACCTCGAATATGAGGAAATTCTCTCCGACGCATTCGAGGACATTCGCAATGGCGCAGATGTGGCCGAGACACTCTCCTTTGCTGCAGACCGCATTGAGCGCGAAATGGACAAGTATCGCCAGTAA
- a CDS encoding response regulator yields MPVLFHDFATYVADAYQNLYDLVYLRTHPLIPVIFRDDALSLKERGWKLHQILLDAVEELAPGPNTPPFSHAWRRYQLLTLRYIEGLDSQSVAKRLSISRRQYFRVQKSAIDDVARILWDRYIGALSSVEPGEEHTLLPPDKEAGYQLLKVETSRIREDQPQTNIPQVVRDALEVLSDVFRKRELEAVVALGDNLPEIAIDRGLLRQVLLGALGYLVERIHKATLHLSASDQVNHIALTVESQPPILLTSEVQATAEQKVQSLAEIAALGNSRISLLTSAESLHGFELQLPPVLRTTILVVDDNEDVLDLFRRWLISHRYQVLVARTAEEALDQARRFRPAVITLDLMMPQQDGWDLMRMLRQTPETGDIPIIVCSVLKQRDLALLLGAADFLEKPITEEDLLDALDALNLN; encoded by the coding sequence ATGCCGGTGTTATTCCACGACTTTGCCACATATGTTGCGGATGCTTACCAGAATCTCTACGATCTGGTTTACCTCCGCACGCATCCACTGATACCTGTGATCTTCCGGGATGATGCGCTGAGCCTGAAAGAACGCGGCTGGAAGCTCCACCAGATATTGCTTGACGCGGTTGAAGAACTCGCCCCAGGGCCTAATACTCCCCCGTTTTCACATGCCTGGCGACGTTACCAGTTGCTAACTCTCCGCTACATCGAAGGGCTGGACTCACAATCTGTTGCCAAGCGACTGTCGATTAGCCGGCGGCAATACTTCCGCGTACAGAAATCTGCAATTGATGATGTCGCCAGAATCCTTTGGGACCGCTATATAGGAGCGCTTTCTTCCGTCGAGCCGGGCGAAGAACACACCCTACTACCTCCAGACAAAGAGGCAGGGTATCAGCTTCTGAAAGTGGAAACATCCCGAATCAGGGAAGATCAGCCGCAGACCAACATTCCCCAGGTGGTCCGTGATGCGTTGGAAGTGCTGAGTGATGTGTTTAGAAAACGAGAGTTAGAAGCCGTTGTTGCCCTTGGAGACAATTTACCGGAGATTGCCATTGATCGCGGCCTGTTGCGCCAGGTGCTACTTGGCGCCCTTGGTTATCTGGTTGAACGCATTCACAAAGCCACCCTGCACTTATCTGCCAGCGATCAGGTGAACCACATTGCACTTACCGTGGAGAGTCAGCCGCCTATACTGCTTACGTCTGAGGTCCAGGCAACGGCTGAACAAAAGGTGCAGTCATTGGCTGAGATTGCCGCATTAGGTAACAGCCGCATCTCTTTATTGACTTCAGCAGAGTCGTTGCACGGTTTTGAATTGCAGTTACCGCCTGTGCTCCGCACAACGATACTGGTCGTAGACGATAATGAGGACGTGCTCGATCTGTTCAGGCGCTGGCTGATCTCGCATCGGTATCAGGTTCTTGTCGCCAGAACTGCGGAGGAAGCACTTGATCAAGCTCGGCGCTTTCGGCCAGCGGTGATTACCCTTGATTTGATGATGCCGCAGCAAGACGGGTGGGATTTGATGAGAATGTTACGCCAGACCCCTGAAACAGGCGATATTCCCATTATCGTATGTAGTGTGCTTAAGCAAAGGGATTTGGCCCTCCTGCTTGGGGCTGCGGATTTTCTAGAAAAGCCGATTACAGAAGAGGATCTACTTGACGCGCTTGACGCGCTTAACCTGAACTGA
- a CDS encoding response regulator encodes MNNASAQFDLEAQIADLKAETFMGIALFTGAVSYLWLAWTAWPTNAARVSVSSWAGSLILVLSVLAGLTMHYKRLSGAYQMFVTGTLGSTVCAAITLGTADSLYLLLIPVVFANALLGKRQLLVISGLSVLFLIILEPTVSGTASSGNITLTAKYLFIAIAILLSRHGLNVALEWALNGYREAEHNKTLAQERQAELKRALKALDTTTYNLERANYSLAIARDQANEARRLKQQFTQNISHELRTPLNLIVGFTEAMVQSPEHYGVPLPPAYQRDLVIVYRNALHLQGLVNDVLDLARIEAARLGLSTEEVEVATVVEEAVHAARQLVEQHGLELRVEIEPDLPVMTIDPVRIRQVLFNLLNNAARFTEQGSVTVRVRRKNHELQFSVEDTGVGIPPTELSRIFEAFHQVDGTTQRRHQGTGLGLTISRHLVELHGGRIWVESQLGKGSVFHFTLPIRHGTRPRPEMQDSPQESKRDSTRPDQSRLLLTITRSPAAAGLIERYIQGYRTMIVEDYQQGRQVAEKMVPQAVLFDTSSNPRSAQELDRLAQEWGLPSTTLMACPLPGEERLRQHATAEGYLVKPISQQTLWMVLRRFEEDIDRVLVVDDERDFVRLMSRMLDHPLRRHQVLTAYSGQEALKMVGHFHPDLILLDVKLPDMDGFQVMERIRANPKTRNIPIVFVSGQDEMDTLEVLRGPMTVYKAAGTSPGELIQWIQGILNTSIALPLAQLEQPPISTRW; translated from the coding sequence ATGAACAACGCATCGGCCCAATTTGACCTGGAAGCCCAGATTGCTGATCTCAAAGCTGAAACCTTTATGGGCATCGCCTTGTTTACTGGTGCGGTGAGCTATCTCTGGCTGGCCTGGACAGCTTGGCCAACAAACGCAGCCAGAGTGTCTGTGTCCTCCTGGGCGGGGAGCCTTATTCTGGTTCTGAGCGTACTTGCCGGACTGACAATGCACTATAAGCGTCTGTCAGGAGCCTACCAGATGTTCGTCACGGGCACATTGGGTAGTACCGTCTGTGCCGCCATCACGCTCGGGACTGCTGATTCGCTCTACCTGTTGCTGATTCCCGTGGTGTTTGCCAACGCCCTGCTGGGAAAACGTCAATTGCTCGTCATCTCCGGTCTCAGTGTATTGTTCCTGATCATTTTGGAGCCAACCGTGTCAGGGACAGCTTCTTCCGGTAACATCACGCTGACAGCCAAATACCTATTTATCGCGATAGCCATACTCCTCTCCAGACACGGCCTCAATGTTGCACTTGAATGGGCACTGAACGGTTATAGAGAGGCCGAACATAATAAAACGCTTGCCCAGGAACGCCAGGCTGAGTTGAAACGGGCGCTAAAAGCGCTAGATACAACCACTTACAATCTGGAGCGTGCCAACTATTCCCTGGCTATTGCCCGCGATCAGGCAAACGAGGCCCGACGGCTTAAGCAGCAATTCACACAGAATATCAGCCATGAGCTGCGCACCCCATTGAATCTTATTGTCGGTTTCACCGAAGCCATGGTCCAATCCCCAGAACACTATGGAGTTCCACTACCGCCAGCCTATCAGCGCGATCTCGTCATCGTCTATCGCAATGCGCTCCATCTCCAGGGGCTGGTAAACGATGTTCTTGACCTGGCCAGGATCGAGGCGGCACGACTGGGCCTGTCGACCGAAGAAGTCGAAGTCGCCACGGTGGTGGAAGAGGCCGTCCACGCTGCGCGGCAGCTTGTTGAACAGCATGGCCTCGAATTACGGGTGGAAATTGAACCAGACCTCCCTGTCATGACCATTGATCCTGTCCGTATCCGGCAGGTGCTTTTCAACCTTCTGAATAACGCGGCGCGCTTCACTGAACAGGGCAGTGTCACCGTCAGAGTCCGCAGGAAGAACCATGAACTGCAGTTCAGCGTCGAAGACACCGGTGTTGGCATTCCTCCCACAGAGCTATCCAGAATCTTTGAGGCCTTTCACCAGGTCGATGGTACTACCCAAAGGCGTCACCAGGGCACAGGATTAGGGTTGACCATTAGCCGCCATCTGGTGGAGTTGCATGGTGGGCGCATCTGGGTCGAGAGTCAACTGGGTAAGGGTAGCGTTTTCCATTTCACACTGCCGATTCGCCACGGTACGCGGCCACGTCCCGAAATGCAGGACAGCCCCCAGGAAAGTAAGCGAGATTCTACCAGGCCTGATCAGAGCCGGTTACTCCTGACCATCACACGCAGTCCCGCTGCCGCCGGCTTGATTGAACGATATATCCAGGGCTACCGAACCATGATTGTGGAGGATTACCAACAAGGCCGGCAGGTTGCAGAAAAGATGGTTCCACAAGCTGTGCTGTTCGACACTTCTTCTAATCCCCGCTCAGCGCAGGAGCTAGATCGGCTTGCTCAAGAATGGGGCTTGCCAAGTACAACACTTATGGCCTGTCCTTTGCCCGGTGAGGAGCGCCTGCGTCAGCATGCCACTGCTGAGGGCTACCTGGTTAAGCCTATCTCGCAGCAAACCTTATGGATGGTACTCCGTCGCTTCGAAGAAGATATTGACCGGGTGCTTGTTGTTGATGACGAACGAGACTTTGTCCGGCTTATGAGCCGTATGCTTGACCATCCCCTTCGACGCCATCAGGTGCTAACCGCTTATTCGGGACAGGAAGCATTGAAAATGGTCGGGCATTTTCACCCCGACCTGATCTTGCTGGATGTTAAACTCCCTGATATGGACGGTTTCCAGGTTATGGAGCGGATCCGTGCAAACCCCAAAACCAGAAACATCCCTATTGTATTTGTCTCTGGGCAGGACGAAATGGACACGCTCGAAGTGCTTCGCGGGCCAATGACTGTTTACAAAGCTGCAGGAACCTCGCCAGGGGAGCTTATCCAGTGGATTCAGGGCATTCTGAATACATCCATCGCTCTTCCCCTGGCCCAGTTAGAGCAACCGCCAATCTCCACTCGCTGGTGA
- a CDS encoding amidohydrolase, with the protein MTLVIDAHNHIGIRHGAKQLGADLVAKMDAAGVDKAVIFPFLEGNFTNDPIKEAYDQFPDRLIPYCSVNPWQPDAVEEIRKCVEDWGFKGLKLHPTINGFHLSDHGLVDPLFSAARDLHIPIIVHGASDLYNSPPEFAEMARAFPQVPLMMAHMGFFWSVDQAIDYAKELPNLYLETSRAPIFEIAEAVKRLGPEKVIWGTDSPFVDYEWEFKKMERATPSRTGYEKIVGGNLAALLGIA; encoded by the coding sequence ATGACCCTGGTTATTGATGCTCATAATCACATCGGAATTCGGCATGGGGCAAAGCAATTGGGTGCTGATCTAGTTGCCAAGATGGATGCTGCTGGTGTGGATAAAGCTGTGATTTTCCCTTTCTTGGAAGGGAACTTCACCAACGATCCGATCAAGGAAGCCTATGATCAATTCCCCGACCGCTTGATTCCGTATTGTTCTGTTAATCCCTGGCAGCCAGATGCAGTGGAAGAGATACGTAAATGTGTCGAGGACTGGGGTTTTAAGGGTCTTAAGCTGCATCCAACGATCAATGGTTTTCATCTCTCCGATCACGGCTTGGTTGATCCGCTATTCTCCGCAGCTCGCGATTTGCATATTCCCATCATTGTCCATGGGGCCAGTGACTTGTACAACTCCCCACCGGAATTTGCGGAAATGGCCAGGGCTTTTCCACAGGTACCACTGATGATGGCCCATATGGGCTTCTTCTGGTCAGTCGACCAAGCGATTGACTATGCTAAGGAGCTACCGAACCTCTACCTTGAGACGTCCCGTGCTCCGATCTTCGAGATCGCCGAAGCTGTCAAACGGCTCGGTCCTGAAAAAGTCATCTGGGGGACAGATTCGCCCTTTGTAGACTACGAATGGGAATTTAAGAAGATGGAGCGCGCTACGCCTTCCCGTACAGGTTACGAGAAGATTGTTGGCGGTAATCTAGCTGCACTCCTTGGTATTGCCTGA
- a CDS encoding ABC transporter permease: MQTQPVLQASRQPVLRQQLVNFLRTYGSIIGMLLVLSIFQILKPNFFSPANVGGVLRQSTILVVMSMGLTIAMALRGVDLSVAQIADVTGLMAAALIIHDQPVWLAFLGPLALALLIGSLNAFLMAYLGVPAIIGTLGMMFIIRSGELIYTRGSEPQILFTLPRAVTADFFFLGQESIGPIPALIVLAIVMFAIAYGLMNFTAFGRYANAVGSNVRASYLAGLDVRRVFGTGFIISALMAAVAGVALVSRTGIAAPRGAEPYLLDAFAAVYLGTLASPRGKMNILGTVIGALFVSFLGNGLTLMGLGAPYRYALNGAFILLAMAIGALRREH; encoded by the coding sequence ATGCAGACTCAACCGGTACTTCAAGCCAGCCGACAACCGGTGCTTCGCCAGCAGCTGGTGAACTTTTTGCGGACTTACGGCTCCATCATTGGCATGCTGTTGGTGCTTAGCATCTTCCAGATTCTCAAGCCAAACTTCTTTAGCCCAGCTAACGTTGGAGGGGTGCTGCGACAGAGCACAATCCTGGTCGTGATGTCAATGGGGTTGACCATAGCAATGGCCTTGCGCGGGGTTGATCTCAGCGTTGCTCAGATTGCAGATGTCACAGGCCTAATGGCTGCAGCCTTGATAATTCACGATCAGCCAGTTTGGCTTGCCTTTTTAGGACCGCTAGCGCTAGCGTTGTTGATTGGCAGCCTTAATGCATTCTTGATGGCCTATCTGGGCGTGCCAGCCATCATCGGTACGCTCGGTATGATGTTCATCATCAGAAGCGGGGAGCTAATCTATACGCGGGGGTCTGAACCGCAGATTTTGTTCACATTGCCACGCGCAGTCACGGCGGATTTCTTTTTCTTAGGGCAGGAATCGATCGGCCCTATACCTGCCCTCATCGTATTGGCCATTGTCATGTTTGCAATAGCTTATGGACTGATGAACTTTACCGCCTTTGGTCGTTATGCTAACGCAGTGGGTAGTAATGTGCGTGCATCTTACCTGGCCGGTCTGGACGTACGGCGTGTTTTTGGTACGGGTTTCATCATCAGCGCTCTAATGGCAGCTGTGGCTGGGGTGGCTTTAGTTTCGCGGACTGGGATCGCCGCTCCGCGTGGTGCTGAGCCTTATCTGCTGGACGCATTTGCTGCTGTGTACCTTGGTACATTAGCTTCACCACGCGGCAAAATGAACATTCTTGGCACCGTGATTGGTGCGCTCTTCGTGTCGTTTCTCGGCAATGGCCTGACTCTCATGGGCCTAGGTGCGCCGTATCGCTACGCCCTGAATGGGGCGTTCATCCTGCTGGCAATGGCCATCGGTGCATTGCGTCGCGAACACTAA